tagggatgggcctttagtcccggttggcctggccaaccgcgactaaaggccttcggggacctttagtcccggttgcctggccaaccgggactaaaggtccccgaaggcgtttagtcgcggttggccaggccaaccgggactaaagcccctcccgtccgccagctgtcgaccgagcgcgctgggcccagatagttggtcgcgggtctcctcgcgaaccgcgactaaagaccccttttgtcgcggttcgattattttggggactaatgggggcgtatggaagcctctttttctactagtgtagagGACAGATCTTTGATTCTGGAGCAAACGGCATGTTGGTCCTCGTTCTATCAGTCCTCACACTTGTCTTGGATGTAATATCATATAATGCAATTTCGATATATGGATACATGTTTGAATGCTGATacaataatttatatatgtacTGCAATGTGATGTCATCATTAAGTGTAAAATGCTGCCACTGCAGCAAAAACAATGTCAAGGCAAATTTCCCTAGGCGAGCTTACAAGTGGCGGGCGCCCCCGCCACTGTAATATATTACCAGTGGTTGGTCATAGAAGCAACGGTTAATATTGCGCGGTCATTGTTCTTCAACCAGCCGGAGCGCTAAACATTCCCGACCTCTTGTTCTCGACGAAGACCACGCATGCACCCCTTTTGCCAAAACCGCACTAGTCAACATACTTCCTCGCATTTACCTGGAAAGTCTTGGGCAAGGTCCTGGCTCAGCCTCGCCAGGATCGACGCTCCTCGCTGCCGTTTGTCAAACAAGCAAAACTAACTTTTTTTTGatgtagtactagtagtagaaGTTAATGAAAATTGGTTGTACCTGGACCTGAAGTTGTGTATTTACAACGGGACGTAGTGGTACACAATGCCTATTTTCTGTGCAAATCAGCTTCACAAACTAGAGGGAAGAAACCCGTCGTCCACAAACGTCGTCGCCCACGTCCTCGAGAACACGGTGTTGTCGAAAGAGCCGAAGAAATCGTCCAGCCCCACGGGTGCCCGGAGCTTGGACTTGTCGTCCGCCAACTCCGCAGCGATGCAAGACGATACTGAGACCGCCTCGCCTGCCGTCGTCGTGCCCCGCGGTGACTTGGGTGGGTGGTGCGCGAGCGTGGTGATCGGCACGGGCACAGCGTGGCAATGGTCGTCGATGTACGTGACGATGAGCACCTCGGGCTTGGCCGGGCTGCGATCCACCAGCTTCCGCGCCGTGCACGCCCTGAGGCTGCTGCACTTGTAGTAGGCTCTGCACAGGCATTTCTCACTGCATCTCACACGTCTGGTGGAGCTTGGATTCGTCGGAGAAAGTTAATGATGTAGGAACAGTTGATTACCGAGGAAACGGGGAGGCCTTGATAGGTTTCTGGCCGTACTTGCGCCACGCCCACAGGTCGTCGGCGGTGCTGTTGGCGACGCCGCCGTGGGCCACCGGCACCAACCGCACCACCTTCTTCTTGCTGCTTCGACCAACCAAACATTACTGATCATCGCTTCATACGGTAACTAACCAAGAGATGATCTTTATACGCACCTTGTTTTCCGCCGCCTGTGGGTGGGAGTGCCAACGCCCGGTTTCCGGCCAGTCTGCTTCCTTCCCGGCAGCGTCTGCCCGGACGTCGAGAAGGAGATGGGCACGTTGCGCTCGCGGGACGTCGACGACGGCGTGATGGAAAATGGCGCCCGAGGCCGCTCCATGACGTCGTACAacgacgacgaggacgaggaAGCCGCCTTCATCCGTTGCCCGACGAACTCCCCGGAGGATGCCACACGGGCGACGACTCCCCGGCCAGCCCGCGCGGCTGTAGGCTCTGGTTCTGCTTCCGAGGCGGGAAGTACGGTCGAGCCGCCGCAGCTCCTCACGACCGCCTCGAGGCCCCAATCGGCGGAGTCCATGATCAGTTTGGTCGAGGCAGAGGAGAAGAGAGTGTGGTTGACTTCGGCGCGGGATTCTTGGAGCGTGTCATCGTGCATGCATATATAGTGCTCCCATCGATTGGTAGAAAGTCAAACACGCCGCCGAGTGATTTGCAAAGCATGAAAAGCGTCAACGAGTATACTACGATAAAAAAAACACTCTAgaaatatatataaaaaataaacTCACTAGGAAGTCCTGCTGTTTCGCTTTAAGAAGGCGAATGCGCAAGATCGCATCCACACTTGACCGATCGACCGACCTACCTAGTTTCATTAGGTATGTCATGTGCTGAAACTGGCCATGTGTGCATCTCTCACTGGACCAGCTTAGCAAGGTGCTACATAGGGATCGATGCATCCAGGATTGCAGGATGTACTTGCACCGTGGGCCATTTTCATGCCTTCAAGGGCTCCCACATGAGTCATGCCGTTTTTTCTTCTTAAGTAAAAAAAACTGAAGATGCCATTAACCTCCATGCACGTTCCTCCTTTGTAGAACAACTTTTGCGGTACTTATCCTCACAAATACATATTTTAATGCGAACCAATCTATGGTTAGATGGTTAGAAGGACAGTGATATTCGCAGCTCATCAAGGTTCAAATTCTAGTTCTCGCATTTTTCTGGACTTACTTCAAGTCCCATCGATTACTAGGCGCCTATGGTGACTTCGAAAATCTCAAgattgcgcgtatatatgagtaTTTGCATTCGTACTACGTTAAAAAATACATAATATAACTTGTCAGTTACAAGATTGTTATTTTTCTCAATAAAATTTTTAGAAGATTGTTATTTTAATGTGAAAAATGTTTGTCACATTAAAAGTTTTTTCCTTCACAACACTTGGTTATTTGATTAAAAAAATACTCCTCCCGCGCCGGCCCTTCAAAGCTTCATGCAAACTCTGAAGAACTTGGTTGGTGGGCCCACTTCCACTCGCTCGTATCTCGCCGCGGCCTCACACCCTCTTCGTTGgttctctttctctctctttttcctGGGCACCTCGCTCTCCCAACCAAGCTTCCAATGTTGCCTCTGTTGCCGATAAAGACGACGACCACATCATGCGCCGTTCTCTCCCAGCGCAACTCCGGCCCGCCTCTATTCTTCTGTCCCCCAGCACAGCCTTGTTGTTTTGCCATCACTCACGGCCCTATAGTGGCGGAGCGTGACCAGCAACCAAGAGAGGGTCAAATTCAAACTAAAAGCAAAATATCCATGAAAATAGGTGCAATCAAGTTTACATGGACATGGCAATTAGAAATTTATACACCGTTAGAACGTCtctgaatcaattttccttaatTGAATTTGAAACATATATTGCTTTACTCCTTGTTCAGCAATTCATCTCGTCTGCAAACGCCGCATTGGGCCGTCAAGATGCAGCACTTTTAGCAGCATGAGAAGAGCAGTCGTAGTTGTGGTGTGAAGATGCAGCAGCAAACCACCGCCAACGAATGCAGCATGGCAGGAGTCCGAGATAAGGAGAAGGGCAACATCAGCAGTGGCTTGAAGATGAAGTAGCAAGCTTCCGATGTGGCGGCGGATCGCAATCCAAGCCTCGATGGAGTAGTTGAGAAGGGAGAGAACAAGATTGGTAAATTGGGACCTGGGAGGAAGACCAGAAACCAAATCGCCGTCGAGGCTAGAGAGATGCAGTTATCAATCGTGAGTAATTGAGAAGTGCATTGGGTTGAGGAGGAAAATTATGTACTCATTGAAGGGATTGGACAAAATCGTAGTAATAAGGAGTTTCGCTTTTTGGAAGGGGGGCCAGCCACTTTCGGCCCTCGACAATTTCCGGCTCAACGGCCATGGCCTGGGGAATGTGAGTGAATGACAATGACGACACGACGGCCAGGACAATAACCCCATCAACATCCAATATGACAACGAGAGGCGGGTGCTGGTGATTTCTAAGATTGTGTTTCTGCTGCGCAGCAATGAGACTTTGAATGTGAAGGGGTGCCGAATATccgagcctaataccaaacagacatcacACCAACATCCAACATCTAACGTCGGATGCCCCATCCAAGCCACAATACCTGGACGGGGTTACACATCGGTCCGGCGCACTTGCAGTGGCCACCACATGCgcacctgatacgtctccaacatatctataattttttattgtttcatattattatattatcaacttggatgttttatatacacttacaagcaattatatatctttttaggactaacctattaagttagtgcccagtgctagttgttgttttttgcttgtttttggtttcgcagaatatcagtaccaaatgaagtccaaacgcCACCAaattttttggagattttttctatACAAAATAGACACTAGTAGCTCCGCGAGAAGACCAGAAGATGGATCATGGGCCCACGTGGCTCCGTTTGACCTAACTCTGCCTCTATAAATTCTAAAAAATCCTGAAACCAACAAGGGAGTCcacgaaatactttttccgccgccgcaagtttcagaaccacgagatcccatctggaggccttttccggcactctgccggaggggtaTTCGACCAAGAAGGGGCtcttcatcatccttgctgccctccgatgatgcgtgagtagtttaccacggacctacgcatggcttcttctctctatttgatcttcaatacagTGTTCTCCTtggtgttcttggagatctatttgatgtaatgactttttatcgtgtgtttgttgggatctgatgaattgtgagtttatgatcagatctatccatgaatattatttgagtgtTATCTGAACTCATTTATGCGTGATTGTTATAGCCTCATATTTTTCTCtgatttattggtttggtttggctaactagattgatttatcttgccatgggaagaggtgctttataatgggttcgatcttgccgtgctcaatctcaatgacagaaagggacatgacacgcatgtattgttgctattaagggtaaaaagatgAGATTTATTTCATACGTGaatttatcttgtctacatcatgtcatcttgcttaaggcgttactctgttttttcatgaacttaatacactagatacaTGTTGGATAGAGGTTgatgtgtagagtaatagtagtagatgcagaatcgtttcggtctacttgtctcggacatggtgcctatatacatgatcattgccttggatatcgccATAATTATTTGTTTTTTCTATCAATCGCCAAatagtaatttgtctacccaccgtgtgctattttcttgagagaagcctctagtcaaaactatggcccccgggtctatcttttatcatatattaaaaccaaaaatacctgctgcattttttttgtatttttgtttgaTCTATCTATAAAAAACTATAACGTTTAATCTTGCTTATAACcattgagggattgacaaccccttggcTCGTTGGGTCGCAAGTATtcgttgtttgtgtgcaggtgctatttAGTAGTCGTTGTTGGttatcctactggattgataaccttagtttcataactgaggaaaatacttatcttTACTATACCGCATTATACTCTcatcttcgaggaaatcccaacgcagttCACAAGTAGcaagaatttctggcgctgttgccggggagacatcatcgaCAACTATCAAGTACCTACGCATAAACTTTCATGTCCTTGGATTTAGTTGAGATTTCTTAAGATTTAAATTGAATGCGTTAATGGATGACGTTGTTGGGAACGTGTCAATTTGATTGAGTTAATGCACGTGTCAAATGGGCCAGCCCAAATTGACCGCGCTTGAGCGGAAGGTCGCCTGTAAGACGCTCGCACACGTAATATAGGGTTTGCCGTGGGGTTGGAGGAAGTGAAGTGAGACTACCAACTCCCCCCTTCAGGAGCAGAGATGTTGATTTAAAAAATTATAAATAGCAGTAAGGAAACATGATGCGAAATGGACGTATCTCCCTACATGGGCCAGGCGCACAGCCCCCCTTGCCCATGCGCCATAGAGGAAACTCTAGCCCCCAAtacaaggaaaggggggagaTTTGGAGGCCAAGTCCCCCCCTTTGGCCGTCGGCCCTAGGGGCTTGAAGGGCAAGCCTCCAACACCCCCTCCCCCCACGCCTATATAAAGGGCGAGGCGCACAGGCACAACAGTcattccaaccctaggcgcctccCCTCCTTGctactccacctcctcctctggcagacgcttggcgaagccctgcagaattcctgccaccaccaccactagGTCGTACTGCTGGCCTAGATCTCATCTACATCTCCCTCTCGCTTGCTGGATGAAGATGAAGGAGGCGTCACTGAGACGGACATGTGCATATCTAGGAGGTGCCATTCGTACGGTGCTGGATCAGATTGGATCACGAAGAAAGTACAACTACACCAACCACGTTCATTAGAACttttccgctatcggtctacaagggtatgtagactcAATCTCACTCATTGCTAGCATCTAGTAGATTTGATCTTGGTTGAATTCGTTATCTCGTAGGAATTTTTCTCCATGCAACGATTCCTAACAGAAATAAACATAGCTGGGACCCAAACCACAAAAAATATACCATCTCTATCATTTGCATGTGGGACCCAGACCACAAaaaagatctctctctctctctctctcaaattcAATCTCTTGTTCATAGGACGTGATAACAAGCAAGCACCAAACAATAGTTTTTAATTGCTTAggattgttggggaacatagcatgcaatttcaaaaaaaatcctacgatcacgcaagacctatctaggagatgcatagcaacgagagggggagagtgtgtccacgtaccctcgtagaccgaaagcggaagcgttagcttaatgcggttaatgtagtcgaacgtcttctcgattcaaccgatcaagcaccgaacgtacggcacctccgagttctacacacgttcagctcgatgacgtccctcgaactcttcatccagcaaagtgtcgagggtgGGTTTCTTcaacacgatggcgtggtgatggtgatggtgaagtaatctgcgcagggcttcgcctaagcactacgacaatatgaccggaggagtaaacggtggaggggggcaccgcacacggctaagaacaattgatgtgccttagAGGTGCCCTCCtggccccgtatataaaggagggagaggggaggaggccggcctaggggcgcgccaagtggggggagtcccacttggactcctagtccaattcggcccccctttccttttaccggaaggggaaagggggaaggagagggagaaggagaaggaaaggggggccgcgccccctcccctagtccaattcggactccgcccttgggggggcgcgccacccttgtgggctgccttgcctccctcctatggcccgtagggcccatatcttcccctgggggattccggtaacccccccggtactccgatacgtacccgatacattccgaaacacttccggtgtccgaatactatcatccaatatatcagtctttacctctcgaccattttgagactcctcgtcatgtccgtgatctcatccgggactccgaacaacatttggtcaccaaatcacataactcataatacaagtcgtcatcaaacgttaagcgtgcggaccctacgggttcgagaactatgtagacatgaccgagacacctctccggtcaataaccaatagcgaaacctggatgctcatattggctcccacatattctacgaagatatttatcggtcgaaccgcaatgacaacatacgttatttcttttgtcatcggtatgttacttgcgcgagattcgattgtcggtatcctcatacctagttcaatctcgttaccggcaagtctctttactcgttccgtaatgcatcatcctgtaactaactcattagtcacattgcctgcaatgcttattatgatgtgcattaccgagagggcccagagatacctctccgatactcggagtgacaaatcctaatctcgatctatgccaatccaacaaaacaccttcggagatacctgtagagcatctttgtaatcacccatttacgttgtgacatttgatagcacacaaggtattcctccggtttccgggagttgcataatttcatagtcaaaggaacatgtataagtcatgaagaaagcaatagcaataaaactgaacgatcattatgctaagctaacggatgggtcttgtctatcacatcattctcctaatggtgtgatcccgttcatcaaatgacaacacatgtctatggttaggaaacttaaccatctttgattaacgagctagtctagtagaggcttactagggacactattttgtctatgtatccacacatgtatcaagtttctggttaatacaattctagcgtgaataatagatatttattatgatataaggaaatataaataacaactttattattgcctctaggccatatttccttcagtctcccacttgcactagagccaataatctagattacaatgtaatgattctaacacccatggagtcttggtggtgatcatgttttgctcgtggaagacgcttagtcaacgggtctgccacattcagatccgtatgtattttgaaaatctctatgtctccctccttgacttgaccaccgatggagttgaagcatctcttgatgtgtttggatcttttgtgaaatctggattccttcgccaaggctattgctccagtattgtcacaaaagattttcattggacccgatgcactaggtattacacctagatcggttatgaactccttcatctagactccttcattcgctgcttccgaaggagctatgtactccgcttcacatgtagatcccgccacgacgctttgcttggaattgcaccaactgacagctccaccattcaatataaatacatatccagtttgcgatttagagtcatccggatcagtgtcaaagctagcatcgacgtaaccatttacgacgagctctttgttacctccataaacgagaaacatatccttagtccttttcaggtacttcaggatgttcttgaccgctgtccagtgatccactcatggattactttggtacctccctgctatacttatagcaaggcacacatcaggtctagtacacaacatagcatacatgacagaacctatggctgaggcatagggaatgactttaattttctctctatcttctgcagtggtcgggcattgagtctgactcaacttcacaccttgtaacacatgcaagaaccctttctttgactgatacATTTTGAagttcttcaaaactttatcaaggtatgtgctttgtgaaagtccaattaagcgtcttgatctatctctatagatcttgatgcccaatatataagcagcttagGTCTTACAtcgaaaaactcttattcaagtatccttttatgctatccagaaattctatatcatttccaatcaatatgccatccacatataatattagaaatgctacagagctcccactcactttcttgtaaatacagacttctccaaaagtctgtataaaaccatatgctttgatcacctcatctaagtgtatattccaactccgacaggcttgcaccagtccataaatggatcactggagcttgcacactttgtcagcacctttaggatagacaaaaccttctggctgcatcatatacaactcttctttaagaaatccattaaggaatgcagttttgacatacatttgccagatttcataatcataaaatgcggcaattgctaacatgattcagacagaatTAAGCATCGCTActggtgagaaggtctcatcgtagtcaactccttgaacttgtcgaaaacctttcgcgacaagtcaagctttgtagaccatcagcgtcagtcttcttcttgaagatccatttattctctatggcttgccgatcatcgggcaagtccaccaatgtccacactttgttctcatacatggatcccatctcagatttcatggcctcaagccattttgcggaatctgggctcatcatcgcttcctcatagttcgtaggttcgtcatggtctagtaacatgacttccagaacaggattaccttaccactctggtgcgaaacATGCTttggttaacctacgaggttggtagtaacttgatttgaagtttcatgatcatcatcattagcttcctcactaactggtttaggcatcactggaactgatttctgtgatgaactactttccaattcaagagaaggtacaattacctcatcaagttctactttcctcccactcacttctttcgagagaaactccttctctagaaaggatccattcttagcaacaaagatcttgccttcggatctatgatagaaggtgtacccaacagtttcttttgggtatcctatgaagacgcacttctccgatttgtgtccgagcttatcaggctgaagctttttcacataagcatcgcaaccccaaactttaagaaacgacagcttaggtttcttgccaaaccatagttcatacggtgtcgtctcaacggatttagacggtgccctatttaaagtgaatgcaactgtctctaatgcataaccccaaaacgatagtggtaaatcggtaagagacatcatagatcgcaccatatctaataaagtacggttacgacgtccggacacaccattacgttgtggtgttccaggtggcgtgagttgtgaaactattccacattgttttaaatgaaggccaaactcgtaactcaaatattcgcctccgcgatcagatcgtacaaactttattctcttgttacgatgattctccacttcactctgaaattctatgaacttttcaaatgtttcagacttgtgtttcattaagtagatatacccatatctgctcaaatcatctgtgaaggtcagaaaataacgataccctccgtgagcctcaacactcattggaccgcatacatcagtatgtattatttccaataagtcagtagctcgctctATTTTCCCGGAGAACGGAGtgttagtcatcttgcccatgaggcatggttcgcaagcatcaaatgattcataatcaggtgactccaaaagtccatctacatggagtttcttcatgcgctttacaccaatatgacttaaacggtagtgccacaaatatgttgcactatcattatcaacttgcatcttttggcatcaatattatgaatatatgtatcaccacaatcgagattcaacaaaaatagaccacactccaagggtgcatgaccataaaagatattactcatataaatagaacaaccattattctctgatttaaatgaataaccgtctcgcattaaacaagatccaaatataatgttcgtgctcaacgctggcaccaaataacaattattcaggtctaaaactaatcccgaaggtagatgtagaggtagcgtgccgacggcgatcacatcgaccttggaaccattcctgacgcgcatcgtcacctcgtccttagccaatcttcgtttaatccgtagtccttgttgaaggaaatatgccctagaggcaataataaagttattatttattcccttattccatgataaatgtttattattcatgctagaattgtattaaccggaaacttagtacatgtgtgaatacatagacaaaacaaagtgtccctagtatgcctctacttgactagctcgtttatcgaagatggttatgtttcctaaccatagacatgtgttgtcatttgacgaacgggatcacatcattaggagaatgatgtgatggacaagacccattcgttagcttagcattatgatcgttacagtttcattgctactgctttcttcatgacttatacatgttcctcagactatgagattatgcaactcccgaataccggaggaacaccttgtgtgttatcaaatatcacaacgtaactgggtgattataaagatgctctacaggtgtctccaatggtgtttgttg
This genomic window from Aegilops tauschii subsp. strangulata cultivar AL8/78 chromosome 4, Aet v6.0, whole genome shotgun sequence contains:
- the LOC109741644 gene encoding uncharacterized protein, which produces MHDDTLQESRAEVNHTLFSSASTKLIMDSADWGLEAVVRSCGGSTVLPASEAEPEPTAARAGRGVVARVASSGEFVGQRMKAASSSSSSLYDVMERPRAPFSITPSSTSRERNVPISFSTSGQTLPGRKQTGRKPGVGTPTHRRRKTSKKKVVRLVPVAHGGVANSTADDLWAWRKYGQKPIKASPFPRAYYKCSSLRACTARKLVDRSPAKPEVLIVTYIDDHCHAVPVPITTLAHHPPKSPRGTTTAGEAVSVSSCIAAELADDKSKLRAPVGLDDFFGSFDNTVFSRTWATTFVDDGFLPSSL